One genomic region from Augochlora pura isolate Apur16 chromosome 7, APUR_v2.2.1, whole genome shotgun sequence encodes:
- the LOC144472749 gene encoding transcription initiation factor TFIID subunit 4 isoform X1: MASAKFLEEALSTDVDESAVNAIVGSLETQLVTSTPAVSGHQVSSASVSQQNHQVNSGISNGGTITAVQPQKHGVSNGGGATTVNSLMTQEVAKSITTSTLLPVNVVTSNTVAPQVTTQQQQQHTQSAVPPAAYINQVTTNQVTSNQTTHIPSLTKAHEPVKIIYPTVGQVIATTGVANVNNKLSFPAQTVGQLANGTLGITSQAVLQTTSNVVTNVSSVSETGSQTVASVNKPTGTALVIKTSVAPSGMVSVPMSVPVSVAGNAVSTALQGKAGVTSTIVPSNVQILNVNAMRPGTPVAGQQGGKQVASRVVIGQHMIGTRPGAPGITLQTLHGLQPGTQGHILLKTETGQYQLIRVGPPPTGAPAGTAVTPNSIAGNAVVAAPSPGTTYRLASVPAVSRLNTQFTGPPLATLRKTVQTVAATITTGTTTPVTVTAAATTTPAPPVTTVQTSQTPTPRQTTDNTKEKCRKFLANLLELSSREPKAVERNVRTLIQELIDTKVEPEEFCDRLERLLNASPQPCLIGFLKKSLPLLRQSLVTKELVIEGIKPPPANVVFPVTAATPVVTQQNQIRPTIAVTAATIPVTAVTATTQIRVMTPIPAATTTVPRPAQPVQQRLIRPVTTVVRSPAAYTVKSTVAVSGIRPTAPTVQKPPVTTTVVKTITTTTQGKTVNTTTTVNKAAVPSFIPKPTTKEKEKKTFSSAGYTGDDDINDVAAMGGVNLAEESQRILGSTEFVGTQIRSCKDEVFLHMTPLQQRIKQIVSNYGLEEPNQEVAALISHAAQERLKNLVEKLAVIAEHRIDLIKVDPRYEVTQDVRAQLKFLEDLDKVERRRHEEQERELLLRAAKSRAKTEDPEQAKLKAKAKEMQRAEMEELRQREANLTALQAIGPRKKPKLDVGGSASSPGSNSGLNTSASGINRQMPMRPRLKRVNFRDLLFLLEQEKETCRSSTLYKSYLK; encoded by the exons ATGGCGTCAGCTAAGTTTCTGGAGGAAGCTCTGAGCACGGACGTCGATGAATCCGCAGTGAACGCGATAGTGGGCTCTCTTGAAACGCAACTGGTAACATCGACGCCGGCTGTCTCTGGTCATCAAGTAAGTTCTGCGTCAGTCAGCCAGCAGAATCATCAGGTGAACAGTGGTATTTCCAACGGGGGCACCATCACCGCGGTACAGCCACAGAAACATGGGGTTTCGAACGGCGGCGGTGCTACTACAGTGAATAGTCTGATGACTCAAGAAGTTGCGAAGTCCATTACCACGAGTACTCTTCTGCCAGTAAACGTGGTTACCTCAAACACAGTGGCGCCACAGGTTACTAcacaacagcagcaacagcatACACAATCAGCAGTCCCCCCTGCTGCTTATATCAATCAAGTTACTACAAATCAGGTGACCAGTAATCAAACAACACATATACCAAGCCTTACTAAAGCACACGAGCCTGTTAAGATTATTTATCCAACTGTTGGTCAAGTAATAGCAACCACGGGGGTGGCAAATGTCAATAATAAACTTTCCTTCCCTGCACAAACTGTTGGGCAACTAGCCAATGGTACTTTGGGAATAACGTCACAGGCAGTGTTACAAACAACATCAAATGTTGTTACCAATGTCAGCTCTGTTAGTGAAACAGGTAGTCAAACAGTGGCTAGTGTGAATAAGCCGACAGGTACAGCTTTAGTGATAAAGACTAGTGTAGCACCTAGTGGCATGGTTTCCGTTCCAATGTCTGTTCCTGTTTCTGTTGCTGGCAATGCTGTCAGCACAGCATTACAGGGTAAAGCTGGAGTTACATCCACAATAGTACCTAGTAATGTGCAAATTCTTAATGTTAATGCTATGCGTCCTGGCACGCCAGTGGCAGGACAGCAAGGAGGAAAACAAGTTGCATCCAGAGTAGTAATTGGTCAACATATGATTGGAACAAGACCTGGAGCTCCAGGg aTAACACTACAAACATTACATGGTCTTCAACCTGGAACTCAGggtcatatattattaaaaacagaaactGGACAGTATCAACTAATTAGGGTAGGACCGCCTCCAACTGGTGCTCCTGCTGGTACTGCAGTCACACCAAATAGTATAGCAGGAAATGCAGTGGTTGCTGCACCATCTCCAGGCACTACCTATCGCTTAGCCTCAGTGCCAGCTGTAAGTAGGCTGAACACACAGTTCACTGGCCCACCACTCGCCACGTTAAGAAAAACGGTTCAG acTGTGGCTGCAACTATTACAACAGGAACAACTACACCAGTTACAGTAACTGCTGCTGCCACAACAACACCCGCCCCACCTGTTACTACTGTTCAAACATCTCAGACACCTACACCT cgtCAAACTACAGATAATACCAAAGAAAAGTGCCgtaaatttttagcaaacttATTAGAGTTGTCTAGTCGAGAACCTAAAGCAGTGGAGCGAAATGTTCGAACTTTGATACAAGAGTTAATTGACACTAAAGTCGAACCCGAGGAATTCTGTGATAGACTTGAAAGATTGTTAAATGCGTCACCTCAACCATGCCTGATTGGATTCCTCAAAAAGAGTCTGCCACTTTTACGGCAATCGCTTGTTACAAAAGAATTAGTTATAGAAGGTATAAAACCACCTCCAGCCAACGTTGTTTTCCCTGTAACGGCTGCCACTCCTGTCGTTACACAG CAGAATCAGATTAGACCAACCATTGCTGTGACAGCAGCAACAATCCCTGTAACCGCAGTTACTGCGACTACGCAAATAAGAGTAATGACTCCAATACCTGCAGCTACAACCACTGTCCCTAGACCTGCTCAGCCAGTTCAGCAAAGGCTG ATACGACCTGTCACAACAGTAGTTCGTAGCCCTGCAGCGTATACTGTGAAGTCAACAGTAGCGGTAAGCGGAATCCGACCTACTGCTCCCACAGTCCAAAAGCCACCTGTTACCACAACAGttgttaaaacaattacaaCTACAACACAAGGCAAAACAGTTAACACAACCACCACTGTTAATAAAGCCGCAGTGCCTTCTTTTATTCCAAAGCCAACTActaaggagaaagagaaaaagacatTTTCATCTGCAGGATACAC GGGAGATGACGATATTAATGATGTGGCGGCTATGGGTGGTGTTAATCTCGCAGAAGAATCTCAAAGGATTCTCGGGTCAACGGAATTTGTTGGAACACAAATAAGATCCTGTAAAGATGAAGTATTTTTACATATGACACCATTACAGCaaagaattaaacaaattg TTTCTAATTATGGGTTAGAAGAACCTAATCAAGAAGTTGCGGCGTTAATTTCACATGCTGCACAGGAAAGGTTAAAGAATTTAGTAGAAAAATTAGCAGTAATTGCAGAACACAGGATAGATTTGATAAAG GTGGATCCGCGTTATGAAGTAACGCAGGATGTCAGGGCACAGTTAAAATTCTTGGAGGATTTAGACAAAGTTGAACGTAGAAGACACGAAGAACAGGAAAGGGAGTTGCTATTACGCGCGGCGAAAAGTCGCGCAAAAACGGAGGATCCTGAGCAAGCTAAACTGAAAGCAAAAGCTAAGGAG atgcAACGCGCCGAAATGGAAGAATTAAGGCAAAGAGAAGCGAACCTCACAGCTTTACAAGCAATCGGTCCACGTAAAAAGCCTAAACTCGACGTAGGAGGATCGGCCAGTAGTCCAGGAAGTAATTCCGGTCTGAACACATCGGCAAGCGGTATTAACAGGCAAATGCCGATGAGACCTCGGTTGAAGAGGGTGAATTTCAGAGACTTATTGTTCCTTCTtgagcaagagaaagaaacgtGTAGGAGCTCAACGCTATATAAATCGTATTTGAAGTGA
- the LOC144472749 gene encoding transcription initiation factor TFIID subunit 4 isoform X2, which yields MASAKFLEEALSTDVDESAVNAIVGSLETQLVTSTPAVSGHQVSSASVSQQNHQVNSGISNGGTITAVQPQKHGVSNGGGATTVNSLMTQEVAKSITTSTLLPVNVVTSNTVAPQVTTQQQQQHTQSAVPPAAYINQVTTNQVTSNQTTHIPSLTKAHEPVKIIYPTVGQVIATTGVANVNNKLSFPAQTVGQLANGTLGITSQAVLQTTSNVVTNVSSVSETGSQTVASVNKPTGTALVIKTSVAPSGMVSVPMSVPVSVAGNAVSTALQGKAGVTSTIVPSNVQILNVNAMRPGTPVAGQQGGKQVASRVVIGQHMIGTRPGAPGITLQTLHGLQPGTQGHILLKTETGQYQLIRVGPPPTGAPAGTAVTPNSIAGNAVVAAPSPGTTYRLASVPAVSRLNTQFTGPPLATLRKTVQTVAATITTGTTTPVTVTAAATTTPAPPVTTVQTSQTPTPRQTTDNTKEKCRKFLANLLELSSREPKAVERNVRTLIQELIDTKVEPEEFCDRLERLLNASPQPCLIGFLKKSLPLLRQSLVTKELVIEGIKPPPANVVFPVTAATPVVTQNQIRPTIAVTAATIPVTAVTATTQIRVMTPIPAATTTVPRPAQPVQQRLIRPVTTVVRSPAAYTVKSTVAVSGIRPTAPTVQKPPVTTTVVKTITTTTQGKTVNTTTTVNKAAVPSFIPKPTTKEKEKKTFSSAGYTGDDDINDVAAMGGVNLAEESQRILGSTEFVGTQIRSCKDEVFLHMTPLQQRIKQIVSNYGLEEPNQEVAALISHAAQERLKNLVEKLAVIAEHRIDLIKVDPRYEVTQDVRAQLKFLEDLDKVERRRHEEQERELLLRAAKSRAKTEDPEQAKLKAKAKEMQRAEMEELRQREANLTALQAIGPRKKPKLDVGGSASSPGSNSGLNTSASGINRQMPMRPRLKRVNFRDLLFLLEQEKETCRSSTLYKSYLK from the exons ATGGCGTCAGCTAAGTTTCTGGAGGAAGCTCTGAGCACGGACGTCGATGAATCCGCAGTGAACGCGATAGTGGGCTCTCTTGAAACGCAACTGGTAACATCGACGCCGGCTGTCTCTGGTCATCAAGTAAGTTCTGCGTCAGTCAGCCAGCAGAATCATCAGGTGAACAGTGGTATTTCCAACGGGGGCACCATCACCGCGGTACAGCCACAGAAACATGGGGTTTCGAACGGCGGCGGTGCTACTACAGTGAATAGTCTGATGACTCAAGAAGTTGCGAAGTCCATTACCACGAGTACTCTTCTGCCAGTAAACGTGGTTACCTCAAACACAGTGGCGCCACAGGTTACTAcacaacagcagcaacagcatACACAATCAGCAGTCCCCCCTGCTGCTTATATCAATCAAGTTACTACAAATCAGGTGACCAGTAATCAAACAACACATATACCAAGCCTTACTAAAGCACACGAGCCTGTTAAGATTATTTATCCAACTGTTGGTCAAGTAATAGCAACCACGGGGGTGGCAAATGTCAATAATAAACTTTCCTTCCCTGCACAAACTGTTGGGCAACTAGCCAATGGTACTTTGGGAATAACGTCACAGGCAGTGTTACAAACAACATCAAATGTTGTTACCAATGTCAGCTCTGTTAGTGAAACAGGTAGTCAAACAGTGGCTAGTGTGAATAAGCCGACAGGTACAGCTTTAGTGATAAAGACTAGTGTAGCACCTAGTGGCATGGTTTCCGTTCCAATGTCTGTTCCTGTTTCTGTTGCTGGCAATGCTGTCAGCACAGCATTACAGGGTAAAGCTGGAGTTACATCCACAATAGTACCTAGTAATGTGCAAATTCTTAATGTTAATGCTATGCGTCCTGGCACGCCAGTGGCAGGACAGCAAGGAGGAAAACAAGTTGCATCCAGAGTAGTAATTGGTCAACATATGATTGGAACAAGACCTGGAGCTCCAGGg aTAACACTACAAACATTACATGGTCTTCAACCTGGAACTCAGggtcatatattattaaaaacagaaactGGACAGTATCAACTAATTAGGGTAGGACCGCCTCCAACTGGTGCTCCTGCTGGTACTGCAGTCACACCAAATAGTATAGCAGGAAATGCAGTGGTTGCTGCACCATCTCCAGGCACTACCTATCGCTTAGCCTCAGTGCCAGCTGTAAGTAGGCTGAACACACAGTTCACTGGCCCACCACTCGCCACGTTAAGAAAAACGGTTCAG acTGTGGCTGCAACTATTACAACAGGAACAACTACACCAGTTACAGTAACTGCTGCTGCCACAACAACACCCGCCCCACCTGTTACTACTGTTCAAACATCTCAGACACCTACACCT cgtCAAACTACAGATAATACCAAAGAAAAGTGCCgtaaatttttagcaaacttATTAGAGTTGTCTAGTCGAGAACCTAAAGCAGTGGAGCGAAATGTTCGAACTTTGATACAAGAGTTAATTGACACTAAAGTCGAACCCGAGGAATTCTGTGATAGACTTGAAAGATTGTTAAATGCGTCACCTCAACCATGCCTGATTGGATTCCTCAAAAAGAGTCTGCCACTTTTACGGCAATCGCTTGTTACAAAAGAATTAGTTATAGAAGGTATAAAACCACCTCCAGCCAACGTTGTTTTCCCTGTAACGGCTGCCACTCCTGTCGTTACACAG AATCAGATTAGACCAACCATTGCTGTGACAGCAGCAACAATCCCTGTAACCGCAGTTACTGCGACTACGCAAATAAGAGTAATGACTCCAATACCTGCAGCTACAACCACTGTCCCTAGACCTGCTCAGCCAGTTCAGCAAAGGCTG ATACGACCTGTCACAACAGTAGTTCGTAGCCCTGCAGCGTATACTGTGAAGTCAACAGTAGCGGTAAGCGGAATCCGACCTACTGCTCCCACAGTCCAAAAGCCACCTGTTACCACAACAGttgttaaaacaattacaaCTACAACACAAGGCAAAACAGTTAACACAACCACCACTGTTAATAAAGCCGCAGTGCCTTCTTTTATTCCAAAGCCAACTActaaggagaaagagaaaaagacatTTTCATCTGCAGGATACAC GGGAGATGACGATATTAATGATGTGGCGGCTATGGGTGGTGTTAATCTCGCAGAAGAATCTCAAAGGATTCTCGGGTCAACGGAATTTGTTGGAACACAAATAAGATCCTGTAAAGATGAAGTATTTTTACATATGACACCATTACAGCaaagaattaaacaaattg TTTCTAATTATGGGTTAGAAGAACCTAATCAAGAAGTTGCGGCGTTAATTTCACATGCTGCACAGGAAAGGTTAAAGAATTTAGTAGAAAAATTAGCAGTAATTGCAGAACACAGGATAGATTTGATAAAG GTGGATCCGCGTTATGAAGTAACGCAGGATGTCAGGGCACAGTTAAAATTCTTGGAGGATTTAGACAAAGTTGAACGTAGAAGACACGAAGAACAGGAAAGGGAGTTGCTATTACGCGCGGCGAAAAGTCGCGCAAAAACGGAGGATCCTGAGCAAGCTAAACTGAAAGCAAAAGCTAAGGAG atgcAACGCGCCGAAATGGAAGAATTAAGGCAAAGAGAAGCGAACCTCACAGCTTTACAAGCAATCGGTCCACGTAAAAAGCCTAAACTCGACGTAGGAGGATCGGCCAGTAGTCCAGGAAGTAATTCCGGTCTGAACACATCGGCAAGCGGTATTAACAGGCAAATGCCGATGAGACCTCGGTTGAAGAGGGTGAATTTCAGAGACTTATTGTTCCTTCTtgagcaagagaaagaaacgtGTAGGAGCTCAACGCTATATAAATCGTATTTGAAGTGA
- the LOC144472749 gene encoding transcription initiation factor TFIID subunit 4 isoform X3, producing the protein MASAKFLEEALSTDVDESAVNAIVGSLETQLVTSTPAVSGHQVSSASVSQQNHQVNSGISNGGTITAVQPQKHGVSNGGGATTVNSLMTQEVAKSITTSTLLPVNVVTSNTVAPQVTTQQQQQHTQSAVPPAAYINQVTTNQVTSNQTTHIPSLTKAHEPVKIIYPTVGQVIATTGVANVNNKLSFPAQTVGQLANGTLGITSQAVLQTTSNVVTNVSSVSETGSQTVASVNKPTGTALVIKTSVAPSGMVSVPMSVPVSVAGNAVSTALQGKAGVTSTIVPSNVQILNVNAMRPGTPVAGQQGGKQVASRVVIGQHMIGTRPGAPGITLQTLHGLQPGTQGHILLKTETGQYQLIRVGPPPTGAPAGTAVTPNSIAGNAVVAAPSPGTTYRLASVPATVAATITTGTTTPVTVTAAATTTPAPPVTTVQTSQTPTPRQTTDNTKEKCRKFLANLLELSSREPKAVERNVRTLIQELIDTKVEPEEFCDRLERLLNASPQPCLIGFLKKSLPLLRQSLVTKELVIEGIKPPPANVVFPVTAATPVVTQQNQIRPTIAVTAATIPVTAVTATTQIRVMTPIPAATTTVPRPAQPVQQRLIRPVTTVVRSPAAYTVKSTVAVSGIRPTAPTVQKPPVTTTVVKTITTTTQGKTVNTTTTVNKAAVPSFIPKPTTKEKEKKTFSSAGYTGDDDINDVAAMGGVNLAEESQRILGSTEFVGTQIRSCKDEVFLHMTPLQQRIKQIVSNYGLEEPNQEVAALISHAAQERLKNLVEKLAVIAEHRIDLIKVDPRYEVTQDVRAQLKFLEDLDKVERRRHEEQERELLLRAAKSRAKTEDPEQAKLKAKAKEMQRAEMEELRQREANLTALQAIGPRKKPKLDVGGSASSPGSNSGLNTSASGINRQMPMRPRLKRVNFRDLLFLLEQEKETCRSSTLYKSYLK; encoded by the exons ATGGCGTCAGCTAAGTTTCTGGAGGAAGCTCTGAGCACGGACGTCGATGAATCCGCAGTGAACGCGATAGTGGGCTCTCTTGAAACGCAACTGGTAACATCGACGCCGGCTGTCTCTGGTCATCAAGTAAGTTCTGCGTCAGTCAGCCAGCAGAATCATCAGGTGAACAGTGGTATTTCCAACGGGGGCACCATCACCGCGGTACAGCCACAGAAACATGGGGTTTCGAACGGCGGCGGTGCTACTACAGTGAATAGTCTGATGACTCAAGAAGTTGCGAAGTCCATTACCACGAGTACTCTTCTGCCAGTAAACGTGGTTACCTCAAACACAGTGGCGCCACAGGTTACTAcacaacagcagcaacagcatACACAATCAGCAGTCCCCCCTGCTGCTTATATCAATCAAGTTACTACAAATCAGGTGACCAGTAATCAAACAACACATATACCAAGCCTTACTAAAGCACACGAGCCTGTTAAGATTATTTATCCAACTGTTGGTCAAGTAATAGCAACCACGGGGGTGGCAAATGTCAATAATAAACTTTCCTTCCCTGCACAAACTGTTGGGCAACTAGCCAATGGTACTTTGGGAATAACGTCACAGGCAGTGTTACAAACAACATCAAATGTTGTTACCAATGTCAGCTCTGTTAGTGAAACAGGTAGTCAAACAGTGGCTAGTGTGAATAAGCCGACAGGTACAGCTTTAGTGATAAAGACTAGTGTAGCACCTAGTGGCATGGTTTCCGTTCCAATGTCTGTTCCTGTTTCTGTTGCTGGCAATGCTGTCAGCACAGCATTACAGGGTAAAGCTGGAGTTACATCCACAATAGTACCTAGTAATGTGCAAATTCTTAATGTTAATGCTATGCGTCCTGGCACGCCAGTGGCAGGACAGCAAGGAGGAAAACAAGTTGCATCCAGAGTAGTAATTGGTCAACATATGATTGGAACAAGACCTGGAGCTCCAGGg aTAACACTACAAACATTACATGGTCTTCAACCTGGAACTCAGggtcatatattattaaaaacagaaactGGACAGTATCAACTAATTAGGGTAGGACCGCCTCCAACTGGTGCTCCTGCTGGTACTGCAGTCACACCAAATAGTATAGCAGGAAATGCAGTGGTTGCTGCACCATCTCCAGGCACTACCTATCGCTTAGCCTCAGTGCCAGCT acTGTGGCTGCAACTATTACAACAGGAACAACTACACCAGTTACAGTAACTGCTGCTGCCACAACAACACCCGCCCCACCTGTTACTACTGTTCAAACATCTCAGACACCTACACCT cgtCAAACTACAGATAATACCAAAGAAAAGTGCCgtaaatttttagcaaacttATTAGAGTTGTCTAGTCGAGAACCTAAAGCAGTGGAGCGAAATGTTCGAACTTTGATACAAGAGTTAATTGACACTAAAGTCGAACCCGAGGAATTCTGTGATAGACTTGAAAGATTGTTAAATGCGTCACCTCAACCATGCCTGATTGGATTCCTCAAAAAGAGTCTGCCACTTTTACGGCAATCGCTTGTTACAAAAGAATTAGTTATAGAAGGTATAAAACCACCTCCAGCCAACGTTGTTTTCCCTGTAACGGCTGCCACTCCTGTCGTTACACAG CAGAATCAGATTAGACCAACCATTGCTGTGACAGCAGCAACAATCCCTGTAACCGCAGTTACTGCGACTACGCAAATAAGAGTAATGACTCCAATACCTGCAGCTACAACCACTGTCCCTAGACCTGCTCAGCCAGTTCAGCAAAGGCTG ATACGACCTGTCACAACAGTAGTTCGTAGCCCTGCAGCGTATACTGTGAAGTCAACAGTAGCGGTAAGCGGAATCCGACCTACTGCTCCCACAGTCCAAAAGCCACCTGTTACCACAACAGttgttaaaacaattacaaCTACAACACAAGGCAAAACAGTTAACACAACCACCACTGTTAATAAAGCCGCAGTGCCTTCTTTTATTCCAAAGCCAACTActaaggagaaagagaaaaagacatTTTCATCTGCAGGATACAC GGGAGATGACGATATTAATGATGTGGCGGCTATGGGTGGTGTTAATCTCGCAGAAGAATCTCAAAGGATTCTCGGGTCAACGGAATTTGTTGGAACACAAATAAGATCCTGTAAAGATGAAGTATTTTTACATATGACACCATTACAGCaaagaattaaacaaattg TTTCTAATTATGGGTTAGAAGAACCTAATCAAGAAGTTGCGGCGTTAATTTCACATGCTGCACAGGAAAGGTTAAAGAATTTAGTAGAAAAATTAGCAGTAATTGCAGAACACAGGATAGATTTGATAAAG GTGGATCCGCGTTATGAAGTAACGCAGGATGTCAGGGCACAGTTAAAATTCTTGGAGGATTTAGACAAAGTTGAACGTAGAAGACACGAAGAACAGGAAAGGGAGTTGCTATTACGCGCGGCGAAAAGTCGCGCAAAAACGGAGGATCCTGAGCAAGCTAAACTGAAAGCAAAAGCTAAGGAG atgcAACGCGCCGAAATGGAAGAATTAAGGCAAAGAGAAGCGAACCTCACAGCTTTACAAGCAATCGGTCCACGTAAAAAGCCTAAACTCGACGTAGGAGGATCGGCCAGTAGTCCAGGAAGTAATTCCGGTCTGAACACATCGGCAAGCGGTATTAACAGGCAAATGCCGATGAGACCTCGGTTGAAGAGGGTGAATTTCAGAGACTTATTGTTCCTTCTtgagcaagagaaagaaacgtGTAGGAGCTCAACGCTATATAAATCGTATTTGAAGTGA